A genomic window from Candidatus Bathyarchaeota archaeon includes:
- a CDS encoding 4Fe-4S dicluster domain-containing protein: protein MSEVKDKKLVNCDASKCTGCRICEYACSMKKEKTYNPTKSRIRVVRLNPFVNLAVSCRLCEDAPCVVTCPRDALKQNEETGVIKVDEEKCNGCGWCIEACDYGALELHPETKQVFVCDLCDGEPECVKWCPEGALEFTSKDDVSEKTRITAIKKLFQNALKT, encoded by the coding sequence TTGTCTGAAGTTAAAGATAAAAAGTTGGTTAATTGTGATGCTTCTAAGTGTACGGGTTGTCGTATTTGTGAGTACGCATGTTCGATGAAAAAAGAGAAAACGTACAATCCGACCAAGTCACGTATTCGGGTGGTTCGTTTGAATCCTTTTGTTAATTTAGCTGTTTCTTGTCGTTTGTGTGAAGATGCCCCATGTGTGGTTACTTGTCCTCGTGATGCCCTAAAACAGAACGAAGAAACAGGTGTAATTAAAGTTGATGAAGAAAAATGCAACGGTTGTGGATGGTGTATTGAAGCTTGTGATTATGGTGCCCTTGAGTTGCATCCAGAAACCAAACAAGTGTTTGTCTGCGACCTGTGTGACGGCGAACCTGAATGCGTGAAATGGTGTCCAGAAGGAGCATTAGAGTTTACGTCCAAGGATGATGTTTCAGAAAAGACCCGAATAACAGCAATAAAGAAGCTGTTCCAGAACGCTTTGAAAACATAG
- a CDS encoding aldehyde ferredoxin oxidoreductase family protein: MSFAKQALFLDLATGKAETKALDEQLLKDYIGGVGLGVKLWLDHSKKCVDSFGADNPIVFVTGALTGTISPLGGNGYAVVSKSPVTELVCAAKTHGFFGAELKQAGYDAIVITGKSEKLVYVWIDDDSVQLVDASRLAGKSPQETVEAIKDEQGDCYVRVCAVGAAAEKLVRFACIINDDQRVAGRGGMGAVLGSKNVKAVAVRGTKDVNVAKYKVFTEFVRNIFERMKEPQARNYRHLGSSDSLVALNRLAALPSRNFSQATFEKIKNVTGESLKAYVQKVVGCSTCGLRFDCLSNVPDGKYAGSTANLKFESLWAVGPLCGVDRLDAIIEAIRLCDNYGLDVISAGASVAFVMDLYESKIITDKETEGLNLDFGNHEALLEVIKRIGVREGWLGEVLSDGTKLAAEKIGKGSNKYANHVKGLELQGYDLRSLKTAALGATVSSCGERSGVYACLFDIEGKVDRLKIRKGQGKLVAETEDLYNVVDSLMLCKYSNRVIDGFKDMAEYYRLATGIKVTEKDLMKAGERIKNLVRAINLREGKGTRIDDVLPWKIMNVPIPDEGVAKGSVVTKTEIDLGLDDYYSVRSWDKNGVPTVKKLEELGLGELVKFVENQK; the protein is encoded by the coding sequence TTGAGTTTTGCAAAGCAGGCTCTTTTTTTGGATTTGGCAACTGGAAAAGCTGAAACTAAAGCGTTAGACGAACAATTATTGAAAGATTATATTGGAGGCGTAGGTCTTGGAGTCAAGTTGTGGTTAGACCACTCCAAGAAGTGTGTAGATTCCTTTGGTGCTGATAATCCAATAGTTTTTGTTACGGGGGCATTGACTGGTACAATTTCTCCCTTGGGGGGAAACGGTTATGCTGTGGTTTCCAAGTCTCCGGTAACTGAATTAGTTTGTGCTGCAAAGACTCATGGGTTTTTTGGGGCAGAATTAAAACAAGCAGGATACGATGCTATAGTTATTACAGGTAAATCTGAAAAACTGGTTTACGTGTGGATTGACGATGATTCAGTTCAGTTAGTTGATGCTTCCCGTTTAGCTGGCAAGTCTCCTCAAGAAACTGTAGAAGCAATCAAAGATGAACAAGGTGACTGTTATGTTCGTGTCTGCGCGGTTGGTGCAGCTGCAGAAAAGCTTGTTCGGTTTGCGTGTATAATTAATGATGACCAGCGAGTTGCTGGGCGAGGTGGAATGGGCGCTGTTTTGGGTTCCAAGAACGTGAAAGCAGTCGCAGTTCGTGGAACGAAAGATGTGAATGTTGCAAAATATAAAGTGTTTACAGAGTTTGTGAGAAACATTTTCGAGCGCATGAAAGAGCCCCAAGCCCGCAACTATCGGCATTTAGGAAGCTCAGACAGCCTAGTTGCTTTGAATCGTTTGGCAGCTTTGCCTAGTCGTAATTTTTCGCAAGCTACTTTTGAGAAAATTAAAAACGTTACTGGCGAATCCTTGAAGGCATATGTGCAAAAAGTTGTGGGTTGTTCAACATGTGGTTTACGGTTTGATTGTTTATCCAATGTCCCTGATGGGAAATATGCTGGAAGCACTGCGAATCTAAAGTTTGAAAGTTTGTGGGCAGTTGGTCCCCTTTGTGGAGTTGATCGATTAGATGCAATTATTGAAGCAATCAGGTTATGCGACAACTATGGTTTGGATGTTATCTCTGCAGGAGCATCGGTTGCTTTTGTTATGGACCTTTATGAAAGCAAGATTATAACTGATAAAGAAACTGAAGGCTTGAATCTTGATTTTGGAAACCATGAAGCCCTCCTTGAAGTAATAAAGCGGATTGGGGTTCGTGAAGGTTGGTTGGGTGAGGTTCTTTCTGACGGAACAAAATTAGCCGCTGAAAAGATTGGAAAAGGTTCAAACAAGTATGCGAATCATGTTAAGGGCTTGGAACTGCAAGGGTATGACCTTAGGTCACTAAAGACTGCAGCGTTAGGTGCTACAGTTTCGTCTTGTGGGGAACGTTCTGGGGTTTATGCTTGTTTGTTTGATATTGAAGGAAAAGTTGATCGTTTAAAGATTAGAAAGGGTCAAGGGAAACTTGTTGCCGAAACTGAAGATTTGTACAATGTTGTTGATTCTTTGATGTTATGCAAATATTCTAATCGGGTTATTGACGGGTTCAAGGACATGGCAGAGTATTACAGGTTAGCTACTGGCATTAAAGTAACAGAGAAAGATTTGATGAAAGCAGGGGAACGTATTAAGAATCTTGTTCGGGCAATTAATCTTCGTGAGGGCAAGGGAACCCGAATTGATGATGTGTTGCCGTGGAAGATTATGAATGTGCCAATTCCAGATGAGGGCGTAGCCAAGGGTTCAGTTGTAACTAAAACTGAAATTGACCTTGGATTGGATGACTACTACAGTGTTCGTAGTTGGGACAAAAATGGTGTTCCTACGGTTAAGAAGCTTGAAGAGTTAGGTTTAGGTGAGCTCGTTAAGTTTGTGGAGAACCAAAAATAG
- a CDS encoding aminopeptidase P family protein, with protein sequence MKTELDNILAENNVDSLFLYSDSSRDANMYYLTQFFAPDAFIFLKKINQEPIIVVSQMECSRAQKQSTVKNVKSYFDYNYQKIVKSAKNPQLGRVDFIVKVAEKELGKGSKICVPPNFPLLVADFLRKEGLSVTPMLGVVEKARETKGIQEVEVIKKIQQINEKVTSEAIDLIANTEVGANKILLQDGEPLTVGKVKAFFGYKLLENGCLPEEDLIVACGPKSSDPHYAGEADDKLKADQPIILDIYPRSIQKRYWADMTRTVVKGKASQEVKKMFDAVFEAKNASLDAVHAGAIGSQVYDVCCDVLEKNGYQTERNGQKVTKGMTHGLGHGVGLQIHESPRINEFSSFPLKEHVVVTIEPGVYNPKVGGLRLEDIIEVTKSGYNNLTKMGTQLEI encoded by the coding sequence ATGAAGACAGAACTTGACAACATTTTAGCTGAAAACAATGTGGATTCGTTGTTTTTGTATTCTGACAGTTCTCGAGATGCTAACATGTATTATCTTACACAGTTTTTTGCGCCTGATGCTTTTATTTTTTTGAAAAAAATCAACCAAGAGCCAATTATTGTAGTTAGTCAGATGGAGTGTTCACGTGCACAAAAGCAGTCTACTGTTAAAAACGTGAAGTCATACTTTGATTACAATTATCAAAAAATTGTGAAATCAGCAAAAAATCCTCAACTAGGTAGGGTCGACTTCATCGTAAAAGTAGCTGAAAAAGAGTTGGGCAAAGGTTCCAAGATTTGTGTGCCTCCAAATTTTCCGTTGTTGGTTGCTGATTTTCTAAGAAAAGAGGGTCTATCTGTTACGCCTATGCTAGGTGTTGTTGAAAAAGCCCGAGAAACTAAAGGCATCCAAGAAGTTGAAGTAATTAAAAAGATTCAACAGATTAACGAGAAAGTTACGTCTGAGGCAATTGATTTGATTGCTAACACGGAAGTTGGTGCCAATAAGATTTTGTTGCAAGATGGGGAACCATTAACGGTAGGTAAAGTGAAAGCGTTTTTTGGTTACAAGCTTTTAGAAAATGGTTGTTTGCCCGAAGAAGACCTCATTGTGGCATGTGGACCAAAATCGTCGGATCCCCATTACGCGGGTGAAGCTGATGACAAACTTAAAGCAGATCAACCAATAATTTTGGACATTTATCCGCGGAGCATACAGAAACGTTACTGGGCAGACATGACCCGAACAGTAGTGAAAGGAAAAGCCTCACAGGAGGTCAAAAAGATGTTTGATGCAGTTTTTGAGGCAAAGAATGCTTCGTTGGATGCAGTTCATGCTGGAGCTATTGGAAGTCAAGTTTACGATGTTTGTTGTGATGTTTTAGAAAAAAATGGTTATCAGACTGAACGAAACGGGCAAAAAGTGACGAAAGGTATGACGCATGGTTTGGGTCATGGGGTGGGTTTGCAGATTCATGAAAGCCCTAGAATCAATGAGTTTTCGAGTTTTCCCTTAAAGGAACACGTTGTTGTAACTATTGAACCCGGAGTCTACAATCCAAAAGTTGGGGGATTACGTTTAGAAGATATTATTGAAGTGACAAAATCGGGTTACAATAATTTAACGAAAATGGGCACCCAGTTAGAAATTTAG
- a CDS encoding translation initiation factor IF-2 subunit beta yields MDYKELLERAQSQLPSDISEHKRFEVPEPRSFINGMRTILANFKEICDALNRDPRHVLKFFSKEMATAATMQRNRAIFQGKFYPDTFQRLTQRYIKEFVVCPVCTRPDTKIVKDKRFLFLVCEACGARSSISTL; encoded by the coding sequence ATGGATTACAAAGAATTACTTGAACGTGCTCAATCACAGCTTCCTTCAGACATAAGTGAACACAAACGGTTTGAAGTTCCCGAACCTCGAAGCTTCATCAATGGTATGCGAACAATTCTCGCCAATTTTAAAGAAATTTGTGACGCATTGAATCGTGACCCCCGGCATGTTCTCAAGTTCTTTTCAAAAGAAATGGCTACTGCAGCAACAATGCAAAGAAACCGAGCAATCTTTCAAGGAAAATTTTATCCTGATACTTTTCAGCGCCTAACTCAAAGATACATCAAAGAATTCGTAGTTTGTCCAGTTTGCACCCGTCCAGATACAAAAATTGTTAAGGACAAACGGTTCCTGTTTTTGGTATGTGAAGCATGCGGAGCAAGATCATCAATATCAACCTTGTAG
- a CDS encoding DUF424 family protein — MRSKIININLVEFLTLEVYAKLSKCGEHVLLAACDEELLGQILKDGKIVFKIGEEFYKGPKIPLDDSVSLMEESTVVNLVGPNVVKKAIEKGLVHPEAVLDICGVPHAQIVKI; from the coding sequence ATGCGGAGCAAGATCATCAATATCAACCTTGTAGAGTTCTTAACCTTGGAAGTCTATGCAAAGTTAAGCAAATGTGGCGAACATGTGCTTCTTGCCGCCTGTGACGAGGAATTGTTAGGTCAGATTCTAAAAGACGGAAAAATTGTTTTCAAAATTGGGGAAGAATTCTATAAAGGTCCAAAAATTCCCTTGGACGACTCTGTTAGTTTGATGGAAGAATCAACTGTAGTAAACTTGGTTGGTCCTAATGTCGTAAAAAAGGCCATCGAAAAAGGTCTAGTTCATCCTGAAGCAGTTCTTGACATCTGTGGCGTGCCCCACGCACAAATAGTCAAGATTTAA
- a CDS encoding cupin domain-containing protein, with product MKYVKADEKEWLKRAGYSKKVLLSEEDLNSKGNLVQIVNSESHTEIKPHYHKQMKEVYHILKGNAIVFCGDSRVRVQPHDTILCEPGEIHGVVNDTDELFQIVVFKMNAKDDDIHWV from the coding sequence ATGAAGTATGTTAAAGCAGATGAAAAAGAATGGTTGAAACGCGCTGGTTACTCCAAAAAAGTTTTGCTTAGTGAAGAGGATTTGAATTCTAAAGGAAATCTTGTTCAAATAGTTAACAGCGAATCACATACTGAAATAAAGCCGCATTATCATAAACAAATGAAAGAAGTTTATCATATCCTCAAAGGAAACGCAATTGTTTTTTGTGGAGATTCACGGGTTCGGGTTCAACCTCACGATACCATATTGTGTGAACCGGGAGAAATTCATGGGGTAGTTAATGATACCGATGAGTTGTTTCAAATTGTTGTTTTCAAAATGAATGCAAAAGACGACGACATCCATTGGGTTTAA
- a CDS encoding serine protein kinase RIO yields MKNKRSEDYQVIEEVFDKSTVMTIYDFMNKGIIDEIHGVVNAGKEARIYLGKDPQGNELAIKIYLTSSAEFKKGMLPYIEGDQRFAHVRRDTRSLIYTWAQKEYKNLQRAHEAKVNVPEPIAVQKNVLIMEFIGKDGERAPLLKETELEDPAKVFKLLMTYLKRLYSKAGLVHADLSEYNIMMWKGKPVVFDVAQSVLTSHPLADKFLRRDLENIRRYFKRLDSTVQSVEKMYERVTGGRNY; encoded by the coding sequence ATGAAAAATAAGCGGAGCGAGGACTACCAAGTAATTGAAGAAGTTTTTGACAAATCTACAGTAATGACGATTTACGATTTCATGAACAAGGGAATAATTGATGAAATTCATGGTGTTGTGAATGCTGGAAAAGAAGCTCGGATATACTTGGGTAAAGACCCTCAAGGAAACGAGTTGGCAATCAAAATTTATCTTACAAGTTCAGCAGAATTCAAAAAAGGAATGCTTCCATACATTGAAGGTGACCAAAGATTTGCACATGTTCGTAGGGACACTCGTTCTTTGATTTATACTTGGGCGCAAAAAGAATACAAGAACTTGCAACGTGCCCATGAAGCAAAAGTAAATGTTCCCGAGCCAATTGCGGTGCAAAAGAACGTTTTGATAATGGAATTTATTGGCAAGGATGGTGAACGTGCGCCACTGTTGAAAGAAACTGAACTTGAAGATCCAGCAAAGGTTTTCAAACTTTTGATGACTTATTTAAAACGCCTTTACAGTAAAGCTGGATTAGTGCATGCCGACCTAAGTGAATACAACATCATGATGTGGAAAGGAAAACCTGTGGTTTTTGATGTTGCCCAATCTGTGTTGACCAGTCATCCCCTAGCTGACAAGTTTCTGCGACGGGATTTAGAAAACATTCGTAGATACTTTAAAAGGTTAGATTCAACCGTGCAATCAGTGGAAAAAATGTATGAGAGGGTTACAGGTGGAAGGAATTACTAG
- a CDS encoding RNA-processing protein translates to MRGLQVEGITSYVKIPGNRIGALVGPDGCVKNIIERKLKVKLDVDSENGTVQITLPVTSEDPTVLFRAKEVVIAIGRGFAPEPAFRLLDDEEIMFEVIDLRDIIGRSPSDLKRLKGRLIGKEGKTRKIIEELSEANISIYGHTVAIIGYPDQASIAREAVNMLIGGSLHGTVYRFLHKKRRELKKQRLQLWEPTHKE, encoded by the coding sequence ATGAGAGGGTTACAGGTGGAAGGAATTACTAGTTATGTTAAGATTCCAGGAAATCGGATTGGTGCTCTTGTTGGTCCAGATGGTTGTGTGAAAAATATCATTGAACGAAAACTTAAGGTGAAGTTGGATGTGGACAGCGAAAATGGAACCGTGCAGATAACCCTTCCTGTAACGTCAGAGGACCCAACAGTTTTGTTCCGCGCCAAAGAAGTAGTAATTGCCATTGGTCGAGGTTTTGCACCTGAACCTGCTTTTCGTTTGCTTGACGACGAAGAAATTATGTTTGAAGTTATTGATCTACGCGACATAATAGGTAGGTCTCCGTCTGATTTGAAACGACTAAAAGGAAGATTAATTGGAAAAGAAGGCAAAACCCGAAAAATAATTGAAGAATTAAGCGAAGCAAATATTTCAATTTATGGTCACACGGTTGCGATTATTGGATACCCCGATCAGGCTTCTATTGCCCGGGAGGCAGTAAATATGTTGATTGGTGGCAGTCTTCACGGAACTGTGTATCGTTTCTTGCACAAGAAACGCCGAGAACTCAAAAAACAGCGACTGCAACTGTGGGAACCAACACACAAAGAATAA
- a CDS encoding DNA topoisomerase VI subunit B, translated as MVTFQEISPADFFYRNRDIAGFTNPSRAVFVSIREIVENSLDSADQISVSPEVYVRLTEEEGQPSTESGNGVYRLMVMDNGSGIAPRHIPSAFGQVLFGSNYKLKQARGTFGLGGKMSILYGQITTHKPVIIKSSTGGNKVYEFKMMIDIQRNRPVIMDRKTRRNKENWRGTIVEYSLEGDYYRAMSKILEYLKQTALLTPYADIKFVDPKGRLYMFNKVTNKMPPPPTETLAHPYGVDVETLQRLIRVTTSKNLIDFMRKHFHRVGQGTSLSFLDFAEFVRTPDPKRLNPDLLTQLVETNNKSQKYRNLFGRLDEKKLTPLLKKTKAHNMADFLSDIFPKIDRSKILRLLASSGLVRSKNPKKLKPPEIVKLVRMMKKYTDFLPPDASCLSPLGEDLLRAGILKELKPDFVAVSQRKPSTYAGHPFIIETAIAYGGNIPKKDDIVVYRFANKIPLLYDEASDVSVRVIRSINWRRYKVASGMPIAILVHLCSTKVPYKTVGKEFIADRPEVKTEILNGIREVARRLQTFLAKREHVAKEKKRLTVFAKYLPKIARFSADLAEKSETPNIELLLKSVRKYDEEGN; from the coding sequence TTGGTAACCTTCCAAGAAATTAGTCCTGCAGATTTCTTTTACCGTAACCGAGACATTGCTGGATTCACAAATCCTTCCCGAGCAGTTTTCGTTTCTATCCGAGAAATTGTAGAAAACTCTCTGGACTCTGCTGACCAAATTAGCGTCTCCCCTGAAGTGTATGTGCGCCTGACTGAAGAAGAAGGACAGCCCAGTACTGAATCAGGAAACGGTGTGTACCGATTAATGGTTATGGACAACGGGTCTGGAATCGCTCCCCGTCATATTCCATCTGCGTTTGGTCAAGTTCTGTTTGGCTCAAACTACAAACTCAAGCAAGCCCGTGGAACTTTTGGTTTGGGCGGAAAAATGTCGATTCTGTATGGGCAGATTACTACTCATAAACCAGTTATTATAAAGTCTAGCACTGGCGGCAACAAAGTTTACGAATTTAAAATGATGATAGACATCCAAAGAAACCGCCCTGTTATAATGGACCGCAAGACCCGAAGAAACAAGGAAAATTGGCGCGGAACCATAGTTGAATATTCTCTTGAGGGCGACTATTACCGTGCGATGTCTAAGATTTTGGAGTACCTAAAACAAACTGCCTTGTTGACTCCTTATGCTGACATAAAATTTGTTGACCCTAAAGGCAGATTGTACATGTTCAATAAGGTCACAAATAAGATGCCGCCTCCTCCCACAGAAACTTTGGCGCATCCTTATGGTGTAGATGTTGAAACTCTACAGCGGCTTATTCGGGTTACTACCTCAAAAAACCTGATAGATTTCATGCGCAAACACTTCCATCGAGTTGGGCAGGGAACATCTCTAAGTTTTTTGGATTTTGCAGAATTCGTAAGAACCCCTGATCCTAAACGACTAAATCCTGATTTACTAACTCAACTTGTGGAAACTAACAATAAATCCCAGAAATATCGAAACCTTTTTGGAAGACTGGATGAAAAAAAACTAACCCCCTTGTTGAAGAAAACAAAGGCTCATAATATGGCTGATTTCTTGTCAGATATTTTCCCTAAAATTGACCGGAGTAAAATTCTTCGTTTGCTTGCATCTTCTGGTTTGGTGCGAAGTAAAAATCCAAAGAAACTAAAACCCCCTGAAATTGTAAAACTTGTTCGGATGATGAAAAAATATACTGATTTTCTTCCTCCAGATGCAAGTTGTTTATCTCCATTGGGTGAAGACCTGTTAAGGGCTGGAATTCTTAAAGAACTAAAGCCAGACTTTGTTGCAGTTAGTCAACGAAAACCATCCACTTATGCTGGGCATCCTTTCATTATCGAAACGGCTATTGCTTATGGGGGGAACATCCCGAAAAAGGATGATATTGTTGTTTATCGTTTTGCCAATAAAATTCCGTTATTGTACGATGAAGCAAGCGACGTTTCAGTTCGTGTAATTCGTTCAATAAACTGGAGACGATACAAAGTTGCTTCGGGTATGCCTATTGCGATTTTAGTTCATTTGTGCAGTACTAAAGTTCCTTACAAGACTGTTGGTAAGGAGTTTATTGCGGATAGGCCCGAAGTAAAAACTGAAATTCTTAACGGAATCCGTGAGGTTGCTCGTCGTTTGCAGACCTTTTTAGCAAAGCGGGAACATGTAGCTAAAGAGAAGAAACGTTTGACTGTTTTCGCAAAGTATTTGCCGAAGATAGCAAGATTTTCTGCTGATTTAGCCGAAAAAAGTGAAACACCAAATATTGAGCTATTGTTAAAGAGTGTGAGGAAATATGACGAAGAAGGAAACTGA
- a CDS encoding DNA topoisomerase IV subunit A, whose amino-acid sequence MTKKETESSSKKRSEKVLKDLRDFGGELYDQIEKGQFPSVEMPSRSTENIYYSPDERQYILGDRNVKRNARNIRHIKPFTQMVWAGFFASELVKNRKTSTLRDVYYSAQAYEMTFKDQPESNNILTDLETATGFAREDFNVYPEERSALFGDLTIEYTVPGYEGKKLNMTSHPDGVMLGPSVVSSEFAQNKCDKVIAIEKGGLFTRFIEERVHEKFNALLVLCAGQAPRATRHYLNRLNQELDLPVYIFTDGDPWGMHIAMVIISGSANAAHLRGLTTPDAKWGGVYATDIVDYKLPTDPLTDVDIKRLHELEKDPRYKGELWKREIKTFLKIKKKAEQEAFSRYGLTYIVDEYLPTKLEAMAAD is encoded by the coding sequence ATGACGAAGAAGGAAACTGAAAGTTCATCGAAAAAGAGAAGTGAAAAAGTTCTCAAAGACCTCAGAGACTTTGGTGGTGAGCTTTATGATCAGATTGAGAAAGGGCAGTTTCCTTCAGTTGAGATGCCTAGTCGATCCACGGAAAATATTTACTACAGTCCTGATGAGCGCCAGTATATATTAGGGGACCGAAATGTTAAACGGAATGCGAGAAACATTCGTCACATTAAACCTTTCACCCAGATGGTTTGGGCTGGTTTTTTTGCTAGTGAACTTGTCAAAAACAGAAAAACTTCAACCCTCAGGGATGTGTATTATTCTGCACAAGCTTATGAGATGACCTTCAAGGATCAGCCTGAATCCAATAACATACTTACTGACTTAGAAACTGCAACTGGTTTTGCTCGAGAGGATTTTAATGTGTATCCTGAAGAGCGCTCTGCCCTGTTTGGTGATTTAACTATTGAGTATACTGTTCCTGGGTATGAGGGCAAAAAATTGAACATGACTTCTCATCCTGACGGTGTAATGCTTGGTCCCTCAGTTGTTTCCTCTGAGTTTGCCCAAAATAAATGTGACAAAGTTATTGCCATCGAGAAAGGTGGTCTGTTCACTAGGTTTATTGAAGAACGTGTTCACGAAAAATTCAATGCTCTTCTTGTCTTGTGTGCCGGTCAGGCTCCTCGAGCAACTCGGCATTATCTTAATCGTTTGAATCAAGAATTAGATCTACCAGTTTACATCTTTACTGATGGTGACCCCTGGGGGATGCATATTGCTATGGTAATCATTTCAGGGTCTGCAAACGCTGCTCATCTTAGGGGGTTAACTACTCCTGACGCGAAATGGGGTGGAGTATACGCTACTGATATTGTGGATTACAAGTTGCCAACGGATCCATTAACTGATGTGGACATTAAACGGCTTCATGAACTCGAAAAAGACCCAAGATATAAGGGCGAGCTCTGGAAACGAGAAATAAAGACTTTCCTAAAAATCAAAAAGAAAGCAGAACAAGAAGCTTTCAGTAGATACGGTTTAACATACATTGTAGATGAATATTTGCCTACAAAACTGGAAGCAATGGCTGCTGATTAA
- a CDS encoding Lrp/AsnC family transcriptional regulator, protein MNSKLYCLLLEYLKDSSRSDRELAKILGVSHPTVSRMRAKLISDGVISHFSAIPDLTKIGYEILAFSFVKFNMNNLANVEKSTKYWLNRNPQIIFSARCEGLGMDAVTLSLHRNYAEYKKFFSKNRFEGSGFVSEAYFVLVDIKSGIAKPFSFEYLAENKKQKSN, encoded by the coding sequence ATGAATAGTAAGCTCTATTGTCTGCTTTTGGAATACTTGAAGGATTCCAGCAGAAGCGACAGAGAATTAGCCAAGATACTTGGTGTTTCTCATCCAACAGTGTCCCGAATGAGGGCAAAACTGATTAGCGATGGTGTGATAAGCCATTTTTCTGCAATTCCAGATTTAACTAAAATAGGCTATGAAATTTTGGCGTTTTCGTTTGTCAAATTTAATATGAATAATTTAGCAAATGTTGAAAAAAGCACAAAATATTGGCTTAACCGTAATCCCCAAATCATTTTTTCTGCACGCTGCGAGGGGTTGGGAATGGATGCTGTGACCCTGTCTTTGCACAGAAATTATGCGGAATACAAAAAGTTTTTTTCTAAAAACAGGTTTGAAGGCAGTGGTTTCGTATCTGAAGCGTATTTTGTTCTTGTGGATATTAAATCTGGTATTGCTAAACCGTTTTCTTTTGAGTATTTAGCTGAAAATAAAAAACAGAAAAGCAATTAA
- a CDS encoding Mov34/MPN/PAD-1 family protein, with amino-acid sequence MTKEILIEKTVVDSILSYAQMCHPKESILLLKGKTDRKKIIINDVQIPPLATHGNTFSGFPLSRLPIDFSVIGVAHSHPSGVLCPSPTDLNHFYGKLMLITGFPYQTEQHIVVLDRNGNNLEYNVV; translated from the coding sequence TTGACCAAAGAAATTTTAATTGAAAAAACCGTTGTTGACAGCATATTGAGTTACGCTCAAATGTGTCATCCCAAAGAATCAATTCTTCTACTAAAAGGAAAAACTGACCGAAAAAAAATAATAATCAATGATGTCCAAATTCCGCCGTTAGCCACTCATGGAAACACCTTCTCGGGTTTCCCATTGAGCAGACTCCCAATTGATTTTTCAGTCATTGGTGTTGCTCATTCTCACCCTTCTGGTGTACTTTGTCCTTCACCTACTGATTTAAATCATTTTTATGGTAAACTAATGTTGATAACTGGTTTTCCATACCAAACTGAACAGCATATAGTGGTCCTTGACAGAAACGGAAACAATTTAGAATACAATGTTGTTTGA
- a CDS encoding acetate--CoA ligase family protein: protein MTLSEKVTKIFEQAKSEGRKFLLEYEAKAICQEYGIPVTKVKVSQNAEEAADFSAQIGYPVVLKIISPDVIHKFDVGGVILDINSKEEAKNAYNTIIENVKKHKPDAKIHGILIQEMAPSSTEVIVGCIKDAQFGPTLMFGFGGTFVEVMKDVSFRIAPLVEADAQEMVTEIKAYPILQGCRGQPPADIDTLVKILLNVSKLVMDYPEIRELDLNPVMVYEKGAKTVDARIILE, encoded by the coding sequence TTGACATTGTCGGAAAAAGTTACAAAGATCTTTGAGCAAGCCAAAAGTGAAGGGCGAAAATTTCTTCTTGAATACGAAGCAAAAGCTATTTGTCAAGAATACGGAATTCCAGTTACAAAAGTAAAGGTATCACAAAACGCGGAGGAAGCCGCAGATTTTTCTGCACAGATTGGATATCCTGTGGTTCTAAAAATTATTTCTCCTGATGTCATCCACAAATTTGATGTTGGCGGTGTAATCCTTGACATTAACAGTAAAGAAGAAGCAAAAAATGCCTATAACACAATAATAGAAAATGTTAAGAAACATAAACCAGACGCAAAAATTCATGGTATACTTATTCAAGAAATGGCGCCTAGCTCCACTGAGGTTATTGTGGGGTGCATTAAGGATGCACAATTTGGACCCACTTTGATGTTCGGTTTTGGCGGAACCTTCGTGGAAGTCATGAAAGATGTTTCCTTTAGGATTGCTCCACTAGTTGAAGCAGACGCTCAAGAAATGGTAACTGAAATAAAAGCATACCCAATTCTCCAAGGGTGCCGTGGTCAACCACCTGCAGACATTGATACTTTAGTAAAAATTTTGTTAAATGTTTCAAAGCTAGTAATGGATTACCCTGAAATAAGAGAACTTGACCTAAATCCTGTCATGGTTTATGAAAAAGGCGCCAAGACTGTTGACGCAAGGATCATTTTAGAATAA